Part of the Archangium lipolyticum genome, AGGCGATCCGCGCGCCCTGCTCCTTGCACCACTTGACCGCCGCGATGACGTCCGAGGTGCGGCCATCGCCCCGCTCGTCGAGCACGCGGGCGATGAGGAGGGAGGCGCCGGGGGCCACGCCCACCATCCCCTGGGGGCTGAGCGTGTCGTCGTTGGGGTTCACATTGCCGGCGGAGCCGAGCTGGGCAGCGACGGTGCCCGCCACGTGGGTGCCATGGCCCCCGCCCCACTTGCCGGACGCGTCCTTGTCCTCGGGGTCCTCGTCATCGTCGACGAAGTCCTTGCCGCCGACGATGGCGGCCGCGAGCTCGGCGTGGTTCTTGTCGATGCCGCTGTCGATGATGCACACCTTGATGCCCGAGCCATTGGGGGCACCGGAGTCGAGCACGCCATCGTTGTTGGCATCCCAGACGGCGTTGGCCTGCACCATCTTGACGGCCCAGGTGTACTCGCTGGGGTTGCCGGTGGTGGAGCCGGGCGCGGCAAGCAGGGAGGACACGGCCAGCAGCGGGGAGCCGCCGAGCGCGCGCACCACCCGGTCCGGCTTGATGGCGGCGACGTCGGGATCCCTGGCGAGCTGGGCCTGCTCCTCGGGGGTGAGGGAGAGGGCCATGAGGTCCATCGAGGGCCAGTGGTACTTCATGGAGGCGCCCAGCCGCCGCACCTTCTGCTCGCGCTCGCGGGACACGGCGGCGGCGCGCACGCCGGTCTGCTTGCGGAAGCGCACGAGCACGCGCTCGCGGCCGGTGGCGTCGGAGGCGGGCGTGTCACCGCGCAGCGCGGAGGCGGCCGTGCCCACCGCCATGGCGGAGGTGGCATCCTCGAGGCCGCCCTGGACGACCAGCTCCGGGCACAGGGGCTGCTCCGTCTCGTTGGGCTCGACGACGATGGGCTCTTCCTTGCAGGCGGTCGTGCTCAGCCCCAGCAGGCCCAATAGAACCAATCGCCTCATGTCTCGCGTCTCCTTGCCCCGTCCGTGGGGGGGTGCACCGCCGGTGGCGGTACCGGGCGGAGGAACGGGCCCCGCCAACCTGTGGCGGTGGGGCCCATTCCCATTGAAGCACGGTAGGTCGTCCGCTCGCTGGGCGGTAGGGAGGGCGGGGGTGAATCCTCCCGGCGGGCGAGTTGGTGGACGTCAGCGCGAGGTGGGCTCGATGGCGAAGAGCCGCTCCACGTCGCGCGAGTAGTCGGCCAGCTGGCGCTCGACGGTGTCGGGGCTCCAGCCCAGGAGGGGGGCGATGTCGGCGGCGGCGATGCGGGCGGCGGCGCGGCCGAGGTCTCGCGTCTCGAAGGCAACCTTGAGGCGGCGCACGAGCAGGTCGGACAAAGTGTGGACGAGCTCGTGGGTGACGCCGTGGATGGCCTCGGCGCGGATGTAGGGGAGGCCGGGGGCGAGCGGCTCGGCGAGGGTGGGCTGCTCGCGGGTGAGGGCCCACACCAGGCGCCACCGGGAGCCG contains:
- a CDS encoding S8 family serine peptidase — protein: MRRLVLLGLLGLSTTACKEEPIVVEPNETEQPLCPELVVQGGLEDATSAMAVGTAASALRGDTPASDATGRERVLVRFRKQTGVRAAAVSREREQKVRRLGASMKYHWPSMDLMALSLTPEEQAQLARDPDVAAIKPDRVVRALGGSPLLAVSSLLAAPGSTTGNPSEYTWAVKMVQANAVWDANNDGVLDSGAPNGSGIKVCIIDSGIDKNHAELAAAIVGGKDFVDDDEDPEDKDASGKWGGGHGTHVAGTVAAQLGSAGNVNPNDDTLSPQGMVGVAPGASLLIARVLDERGDGRTSDVIAAVKWCKEQGARIASLSLGSPNPDEDEKATFDALWDEGRGMLSIAASGNAGETASPESKVYPSAYSSVLAVGAVTSTEKHPKFSQGGEHLSLVAPGQSVYSTYPGGQSPYAELSAGGRFYTSSVLDYVPFETYEGKLIDCGLGNGLRSCPEATCEGFVAYVDRGDIKFADKVKNVRSQGARAVIIGNNDPADDDALAFTLGSRASWPPVTSISTTTVPFIRAQFGQNVRLGVKGSDYAYSTGTSMATPHVSGVAALVWSSKPSLTAGQVREILEKSARDLVDSAEPTSIEGKDPIFGYGLVQAQKAVELAKAY